A portion of the Macaca mulatta isolate MMU2019108-1 chromosome 2, T2T-MMU8v2.0, whole genome shotgun sequence genome contains these proteins:
- the LOC144339134 gene encoding uncharacterized protein LOC144339134 — MRKTGEPALTGGGGGQISVRARARETCRRCGGLECDEERHDEAAADWWSAFRGKAEQRELWRRGEMDRWLPEACSYCIRVISPRGESFTSLGPVAQWITRLTTDQKILGTWSCLRWFANCRASCS; from the exons ATGAGGAAGACCG GAGAGCCGGCCTTAACGGGAGGCGGTGGAGGACAAATTAGTGTGCGAGCTAGAGCACGCGAGACATGCCGCCGTTGCGGCGGGTTGGAGTGCGACGAAGAGCGCCATGACGAAGCCGCTGCGGATTGGTGGAGCGCGTTTCGGGGAAAGGCGGAGCAGCGGGAGCTGTGGCGCCGGGGCGAAATGGATCGCTGGTTACCGGAAGCCTGTTCATACTGCATAAGGGTGATCAGTCCTCGCGGAGAAAGCTTTACCAGCTTGGGGCCAGTGGCGCAATGGATAACGCGTCTGACTACGGATCAGAAGATTCTAG GAACCTGGAGTTGTCTGAGGTGGTTCGCAAACTGCAGAGCGTCCTGTTCCTAA